The genome window CTTCCACTTATCAGATTAAAAACACTGAACCATCTTTTCTACATAGAGCAGCAAACCCTGCCATTACGAATCTACACGACCTGAAGCGTCCGACTGAGTACCTCTGAACTAGGCTGTGCTCCCTTTTTCTCTGACGTGCAATTGCAACACGCACCTGGTTTTATTCGCCCAACAGTTTGCTCTCACGCCTACAGAGACGACTTCGGCCTGACGGACGAAGGCCTGTGCCCATACGAATACACGCCTACTCCACGCTTCTTCCCAAGCCGGCCAGCATCGACGTACTGAACGAGGAGAGGGCAGGGGCTGTACTTGCTATCTCCCAGGCCGCTGTGGAGTACCCGAAGTACTGAGAGGCAGACGTCCAGGCCGATGAAGTCGGCGAGCTGCAGAGGGCCCATCGGGTGGTTCGTGCCCAGCTTCATCCCTGCGTCGATGTCCTCTTTGGTTGCCACTCCGGTGTACAGAGCCCAGAAGGCCTCGTTGATCATCGGCATGAGGATGCGGTTCACGATGAATCCTGGGTAATCTTGCGAGCATATAACGGACTTCCCGAGTCTGCCAAAAAAAAAACATCAGACAATCTAGCAAGTCTGATAACATCCATATTATAGAATAGACAGATATGCGATTTCAGACTAGCATAAGCTGTTGTCAACATCCAAGACAGGCAAGCCGGTACGGATTAAAACCAAACGAGCATGTTGATAGCAGCTTTGACCTGCTAAATACGCAATGAGATCATCTGCAGTCACTGCTGCCCCCACAAACTTTCCCAGGACTTTAAAATGAAGCAAACTTATCATTTGGACTAATTCACTAGACACTAGTTTTGCTCTGCTAGCTATGAACACACTGGTTCAGGTGAAAGGGCACAGCACAAGTTTTTAGTTACCTTTCGGAGAAAGATCTGACCGCAGCAAACACCTCATCTGACGTATCGGCTCCTCGGATAATCTCGATCAGTTTCATTACCGGAGGAGGGTTGAAGAAGTGCATGCCTATCACCTGCAGTCCTGCACCATGTAAGTCACTTCACAAATCCTGAAAGAGCGAATTAAAATTCTTCGCATGTACAGATAGTAGATGCCAGGTTGCTCGTCACCTGAGAGGGGCGTTTGGTAGCTGAAGCCAGGCGGGTTATGGAGATGGAGCTCGTGTTGGAGGCGAGGATGGCCGAGGGCTTCGTGACCTTATCCAGCTCCACGAATAGCTTCTTCTTGACAGCTTCGTTCTCCACGACGGCCTCGATCACAAGATCCGCGTCCCTGAGATCCTGCACGGCGGAGACGCACCTTATCCGCTTTATTGAGTCCTCGCACGCGGCCTGGAGTCGAAGCAAGCCCAGAACTTGTCAGGGAGAAGGCTGGAAAACCGCGCACCAGTTCGGGAAGGGTGCTTTGGGAGGTCGACAGAACGCTCTTACTTACCTGGGAGAGCTGGCCCTTGGCGGCGAGGCGCCGTAGGGAGGCGGAGATGGAGATGACGGCACGGGAGAGGGCAG of Zea mays cultivar B73 chromosome 8, Zm-B73-REFERENCE-NAM-5.0, whole genome shotgun sequence contains these proteins:
- the LOC100191282 gene encoding 3-hydroxybutyryl-CoA dehydrogenase codes for the protein MATASEIAAVGVIGAGQMGSGIAQLAAAGGCAVLLLDADPTALSRAVISISASLRRLAAKGQLSQAACEDSIKRIRCVSAVQDLRDADLVIEAVVENEAVKKKLFVELDKVTKPSAILASNTSSISITRLASATKRPSQVIGMHFFNPPPVMKLIEIIRGADTSDEVFAAVRSFSERLGKSVICSQDYPGFIVNRILMPMINEAFWALYTGVATKEDIDAGMKLGTNHPMGPLQLADFIGLDVCLSVLRVLHSGLGDSKYSPCPLLVQYVDAGRLGKKRGVGVYSYGHRPSSVRPKSSL